In Candidatus Paceibacterota bacterium, a genomic segment contains:
- a CDS encoding M48 family metallopeptidase, with the protein MATLYTHAESNIRKTFLLMTFFLIFVILIGWILSYALDNYFILVIAVVFSIVQSFISYWYSDKIILKTTRAIPVTKENEKEIYRIVENLCITAGLPVPKIYIIEEAQPNAFATGRDKDHAVIVVTRGLLEKLERSEIEGVIAHELSHVGNKDMLLQAVVVILVGVIALLSNLFLRISFFGGGRRNNDSGEFGLILMALGLIAAILAPIAATLIQLSISRKREFLADSTGALLTRYPEGLASALEKISEDETPLRGASNSNAHLFIANPFRGKQKKSWISKLFMTHPPIGERIKALRDMKVE; encoded by the coding sequence ATGGCAACATTATACACGCACGCAGAATCAAATATTAGAAAAACCTTCCTGTTAATGACTTTTTTTTTAATTTTCGTAATCTTAATAGGTTGGATTTTAAGTTATGCCCTGGATAACTATTTTATCTTAGTTATAGCTGTTGTTTTTAGCATAGTCCAAAGCTTTATCTCTTATTGGTATTCAGATAAAATTATTTTAAAAACAACAAGAGCAATCCCCGTCACAAAAGAAAACGAAAAAGAAATATATAGAATTGTTGAGAATTTATGCATTACAGCGGGATTGCCAGTACCAAAGATATACATTATCGAAGAAGCTCAACCAAACGCTTTTGCAACAGGGCGAGATAAAGACCATGCTGTAATTGTCGTAACAAGAGGACTTCTTGAAAAATTGGAAAGAAGTGAAATTGAAGGCGTAATTGCTCATGAATTATCGCATGTAGGAAATAAAGATATGTTACTTCAAGCCGTAGTTGTAATTCTTGTTGGGGTTATAGCGCTTCTTTCAAATCTTTTTTTAAGAATAAGTTTTTTTGGAGGAGGAAGAAGAAATAACGATTCTGGAGAATTTGGGCTTATTTTAATGGCTCTTGGACTAATAGCTGCCATTTTAGCACCAATCGCAGCAACCTTAATTCAACTTTCAATTTCAAGAAAACGAGAATTTTTAGCTGACTCAACTGGAGCACTCCTTACAAGATATCCCGAAGGCTTAGCAAGCGCGCTTGAGAAAATTTCAGAAGACGAAACACCATTAAGAGGAGCAAGTAATTCTAATGCGCATCTTTTTATTGCAAATCCTTTTCGTGGAAAACAAAAGAAAAGCTGGATATCGAAATTATTTATGACCCACCCACCAATCGGAGAAAGGATTAAAGCACTACGTGACATGAAAGTAGAATAA